The Pyrus communis chromosome 9, drPyrComm1.1, whole genome shotgun sequence genome has a segment encoding these proteins:
- the LOC137744931 gene encoding S-adenosylmethionine synthase 2-like, whose protein sequence is MEDTFLFTSESVNEGHPDKLCDQISDAVLDACLEQDPDSKVACETCTKTNMVMVFGEITTKAKVDYEKIVRDTCRTIGFVSDDVGLDADNCKVLVNIEQQSPDIAQGVHGHLTKRPEEIGAGDQGHMFGYATDETPELMPLSHVLATKLGARLTEVRKNGTLPWLRPDGKTQVTVEYYNDHGAMVPIRVHTVLISTQHDETVTNDEIAADLKEHVIKPVVPEKYLDEKTIFHLNPSGRFVIGGPHGDAGLTGRKIIIDTYGGWGAHGGGAFSGKDPTKVDRSGAYIVRQAAKSIVANGLARRCIVQVSYAIGVPEPLSVFVDSYGTGKIPDKEILKLVKENFDFRPGMIAINLDLKRGRYLKTAAYGHFGRDDPDFSWEVVKPLKWEKPQE, encoded by the coding sequence ATGGAAGACACCTTCCTGTTTACTTCGGAGTCCGTGAACGAGGGACACCCCGATAAACTCTGTGATCAGATTTCTGATGCAGTGCTCGACGCCTGCCTCGAACAAGACCCCGACAGCAAAGTTGCCTGCGAGACTTGCACCAAGACGAACATGGTCATGGTCTTCGGAGAGATTACAACCAAAGCCAAAGTGGACTACGAGAAGATTGTGCGAGACACCTGCCGTACAATTGGATTTGTTTCAGATGATGTTGGTCTTGATGCTGACAACTGCAAGGTCTTGGTTAACATCGAGCAACAGAGCCCTGATATCGCCCAGGGCGTTCACGGCCACTTGACCAAGCGGCCTGAGGAGATTGGTGCGGGTGACCAGGGTCACATGTTTGGTTATGCCACTGATGAGACCCCTGAGCTTATGCCTCTGAGCCATGTTCTTGCCACCAAGCTTGGTGCCCGTCTCACTGAAGTTCGCAAGAATGGAACCTTGCCGTGGCTGAGACCTGATGGCAAGACGCAAGTCACTGTTGAATACTACAATGACCATGGCGCTATGGTTCCAATCCGTGTCCACACGGTTCTCATTTCAACTCAGCATGACGAAACTGTTACCAACGACGAGATTGCTGCTGACCTCAAAGAGCATGTTATCAAGCCTGTTGTTCCTGAGAAGTACCTAGACGAGAAGACTATTTTCCATCTCAACCCATCAGGTCGATTTGTCATTGGTGGACCGCACGGTGATGCTGGCCTCACTGGCCGCAAAATCATCATTGACACCTACGGTGGTTGGGGAGCTCATGGTGGTGGTGCCTTCTCCGGCAAGGACCCTACCAAGGTAGACAGGAGTGGTGCCTACATTGTTAGGCAGGCTGCTAAGAGCATTGTCGCCAATGGTCTTGCTCGCAGGTGCATAGTGCAGGTCTCGTATGCCATTGGTGTTCCCGAGCCACTATCAGTGTTTGTTGACAGTTATGGCACCGGAAAGATTCCTGACAAGGAGATTCTTAAACTAGTAAAGGAGAACTTTGATTTCAGGCCCGGGATGATTGCGATTAACCTCGATCTCAAGCGGGGCAGGTACTTGAAAACGGCTGCTTACGGACACTTCGGTAGGGATGACCCTGACTTCTCATGGGAAGTGGTGAAGCCATTGAAGTGGGAAAAGCCCCAAGAGTAG